The DNA sequence AACATGGACAACCTGGAAACCCATGAGGAACGGCTCATCCTGCCTCAGACCTGCTTTTCGATCGAGCCGGGAATCTACCTACCCGAGTTCGGGGTACGCAGTGAGATCAATGTCTTTGTAGATGAAGCCTGCAAAGTCCATGTTACAGCCGGGGAGCGCCAGACAGAGATTCTTCCGATATTGAAGGAATACTGAGTCAGACGCACCGGAAGATTCAGAGTTACTCCTGGTCAATGCGGAGCATTTCATCCAGGATGACAGGGTGCCAGAGATCGTCGCGCTGCGATACTTCGGTGTAGTTCTTTCGTGCCCAGGTGCGCAGCTTAATCTCCTCAATCGCATCGACTGATAACTGATCTGTCTGATGTGCTGAAAAAGGAATGGTAGCTGAATTACCCAACGGTCTTCTCCTCACTACAAATGGTTTGAGAATGAAACTCGGCGAACCAGCTTCCTGCAGCCGCACGACCCGATTTGTTAAAGAACGTACCTGAAAATCTCTCACGGAAAAGGGGGCGCCTGTGGTGGATTCCCAAGCATGTGAGAGAGAAAAGATCAGGCTCCAGTGAAAAGTTACTCCTGACAAGAATCACTGGAATGGACAAATATTGTAGTCTTTTTGTCTGGATTGCAAGCCGAAATTCACTCAACTGAAGCTCATCTGACGCAAGGCATGGCTTTACCTGAGGTTAGGATTTCACTGCATCTGGAATGAAATTCCTATTCTGCGGCCTGGGTCGATTATTTCTCCAGAGAGATGTCGACGGTTGTTCCCATGGGCAGTTCTGGCCAGAGTGGACCTGCCGGCTCGACATGTACCAGAATCAGACTTTCGTTGGATCCCGTTTTGCGGACGGCCTGCTCTGAGATTTTCCGAACAACGCCCTTCCCCTTGAGATCTCCCGAGAAAAGAATTTTGACCTGAGTCCCTTCTTCAAACAGGCTGATCTTGCGAGAGGGGACTTCAACCAGCAGATAGGGATGGTCTTTATCGAACAGTTCTACGATAGGAGCCCCCTTCTGGATGGTATCACCGACTTCTTTTTCAAGCATGCCGACGGTGCCGTAGCGACCAGCTCTGAGCTGCAGGTCTTCGCGTTGGGTTTCGAGTTGTTTCAGCTCGTTTTTCACCTGTTCGAGTCGATTCTTGATCACTTCGACTCCCATCGCCAGGCGAATCTGCTGAGGAAGTTTTCTTTGCAGGGCTTTCAATTCGGCCATCTGTTCTTCACAGAGTTTGACGCGCGCTGCAAACACTTCGGCCGAGTTACGAGCCGATTCCTGTCGCAGCATGGCGGTGATCCGATTCTCATCAGGAAGACGACTTTCATAAACCAGTGAGCGAAATACTTCTTCGTTCGAGCCACTGCTGGAGATCGAATCGTAATCCTGCAGGAAGTCCTGCCAGGCCAGATTGGTAATCTGATGAATGTACTGCTCTTTGAGGTACTGAGATGATTTGAGTTTGGCCTGGAAGACTTCGGACTCGATTTCTTTATTGCGTAACGCCAGTTCAACTTCAGTTTTTGCCTTGGACTGTTCCAGCTCTGCTTCCAGAGCCGCTAACTGCTGTTGTTTGACCTGCCAGGTTTTTTCGAGCGAGCGATCAAAGAGTGTTACAACAATATCCTCGCTGTCTACTGTCTGTCCTTCTGTGACATGCATTTTCTGAATCACCGCATCGGTTCGCGCAGTGACGATCGTTTTCGGGGCTTGAAGCGAGCCGACGTAACTGTCAACGCGGAGTCCTCTGACCCATTGAGCGCAACTGACGCCCCCGACCAGTGCAATCATTAATATGACCAGCGCCCGGAAACCGAGCGAGGAGTGATGTTCGTTCAGATGGTGCTGCACCTGATAGTCATCGATAGTTTCAGCAGGCATTTCTGGCTGTCCTGTCAATCATCCAGAGTCAAACAGTTTTCCTTTGCGTACAGAGCACGCCATTAATCGAATCGGAATCCGGAAGATCAGAATTTACCTCAAAACCGTCAAA is a window from the Gimesia benthica genome containing:
- a CDS encoding HlyD family secretion protein, translated to MPAETIDDYQVQHHLNEHHSSLGFRALVILMIALVGGVSCAQWVRGLRVDSYVGSLQAPKTIVTARTDAVIQKMHVTEGQTVDSEDIVVTLFDRSLEKTWQVKQQQLAALEAELEQSKAKTEVELALRNKEIESEVFQAKLKSSQYLKEQYIHQITNLAWQDFLQDYDSISSSGSNEEVFRSLVYESRLPDENRITAMLRQESARNSAEVFAARVKLCEEQMAELKALQRKLPQQIRLAMGVEVIKNRLEQVKNELKQLETQREDLQLRAGRYGTVGMLEKEVGDTIQKGAPIVELFDKDHPYLLVEVPSRKISLFEEGTQVKILFSGDLKGKGVVRKISEQAVRKTGSNESLILVHVEPAGPLWPELPMGTTVDISLEK